AAAGATTTCCCTAGGTAGGATGGTGCATGGTTAATTTAGTTTCTTCTTAGTTGCAATCGATTTTAAAATTTCTTTCTAATATATTAACCCTTTTACACTAATTTCTTTTGAATATTATTTTTGTCACGAATCTTTTTTGAATATTATTTTTGTTCCTTTCTTGCAAAGTTAACACTGTCGAAGCCTTCAAGGAAGTGAAGTCCTCTCTCTTACAACTACTGTATAAATACTTCTTTATCTCCATTTTATATCCTACCCGTTTCACTATCAATTGtaaacaataacctaactgaAGGAAACAACAGCGTAGAGCTCCCATAGTCCCGCTCCCACGTACATTTCCCAGTTCTACCAGTGTATATAGAATTTTACccattgtgtttttttttccacGATAAAAGATTTAATACCTACAATTATCCTAAAAATGCCAACACCGTACACTTGTGCCACTTAATTCCTTACATTAATGCAACGAATCCCATTTTATTTATAAAGcggtaaataaaaagaaaagttgTGACTAAAAGATCAATATTGTTGCAACATAATCCAGACCAAGTGACAGTAGACGGGGTAACAGTGTGTGAATGTAAGATGACGGCTGAGTAGGTGACTTGTTGTGCTGTGCGTTTAAGGAAGACTGAAACCTATATAGCTTTGTTTAAGTAACTACCATCTGGAACTAAACAGCAGAATCTAGCTAGTTCTGGTTAGCTACTTTCGACTCCCGCGTCAAGAGAAGTGTGAAAATGCACAGTTTAGGGCCTGCTGTGTAGATATTCTTTACCAAGTTGTGATGGAGATTTGTCTGACTATTCAAAACTTTGACTCATGCATAATAAAGTTATGGTCCTAAATAATTAATGGTTGAATTCCAGTTCCACTGTCTTGATTGAGATTGACGAAACCAATGAATTTGATATCTATCTTAGCTGCTAATTCGCATCCCTACTGAAAATTCAAAAACCGAACAAAGATTACTTCCGTTTGCTCGCTTTTCTCTGTTTAACTGAATTTGCTCTCAATCATCGATTTTGTTATTTTAGAAACCGAATTATTATAAGTAAGATGGAAAGGTTACTCGTTTCTGGCGCAACTGAATTAGTGAGAAATTTGGGTTCTGTTGTTACTCAACAGATCGGCATGGCTTGGGGAGTCAAAGATGAGTTGGAAATACTTGAAAGAACTTTGGAGACGATAGCAGCTGTAACAACGGATGCTGAGAAGCAGCAAGAGGAATTTGATTTGGTGAGACTTTGGTTAAAAAGGCTCAAGGATGTCGTGTATGATGCTGATGATGTTATGGGCGAGTTTTCTTATGAAGCCATGCATCGATCTAAACTGTGTGGCACGAGAAATAAGGTacgacttttttttttcatcttccaaCCCGCTTGCGTTTCATTTCAAGATGGCTCACAAAATCAGAAATATTAACAAGAGATTAAATGAAATTTCTATCGATATGGcaaaatttcagtttcaaattttTACACCAGATAGTTACACTCGTGATCGCAATTCTGTGCAACAAAACCGACTAATTACATCCTTTGTAGATGAATCAAGTGTCCTAGGAAGAGATAATGATAAGGTAACCATAATAAATATGTTAATTTCATCTttggaatcatcatcatcattgtccaTGAAATTTTCTGTCGTCTCCGTAGTGGGTATGGGTGGAATTGGAAAAACTACACTTGCTCAAATGGTCTACAAAGATAACTTAATAAAAAGTTTCTTTGATATAAGAGTTTGGGTCTGTGTGTCTGATGACTTTAACATCAAGAAGATTTTAGTGAAAATAATTGAGTCAGTCACCAGTAAGAAGTGTGATGATATATCAAATGACATGGTCTTGTTTAGTAAGGTTCGAGAAGAGTTGAACAACAAAAAATATTTACTAGTACTCGACGATATGTGGAATGAGGATGCAGAGGATTGGGATAAACTCAAGGGTTTGCTTAGTGTAGGTGATCATGGAAGTAAAGTCTTAATCACTACTCGTAGCAATGTGGTTGCGTCAGTTGTCCGAGATATTACCTCACCTTACATCCTAAAAGAGTTAACAGATTATGTTTGTTGGTCCATTATCAAGACCAAAGCATTTTCCCCTGGTGGAGCATTAAAGACCCCAAACATGACATGCATAGGATAGAAAATTGCAAGAAAATGTGGTGGTTTACCACTAGCTGCTACTGTTCTGGGTAATGTTTTGCGCTTGCATAATACTGAGACTGATTGGTTGTCAGTGCTACATCATGATAGTTTCAAGACGATAGATGCGAAAACTAAAATCTTATCTATCTTGAAATTAAGCTATGATAAATTACCCTCGCATTTGAAActttgtttttcttattgctcTTTATTCCCAAAGGATTGGGTCATTCAGAAGGAAATTCTAGTTCGGTTGTGGATAGCTGAGGGTTTCATTTATCCATCTCATGGTGGGAGTCGAATATCGCTCGAAGATGCTGGCGATGATTATTTCCATAGTTTGCTGGCCAATTCATTTTTCCAAGATGTGGCAAAGAATGAGTTGGGCGACATCGAAACATGCAAGATGCATGATTTGGTGCATGATCTTGCGGAGAGTGTCAATGGTGTTCACGGTATCAAGACTGTGAATTCCAGCGAAATGGAATCTATTTCTGAATTTCGTCGTTTGCATTTAgttttagataaaaaaaaattcagtaaCATTTTCAAAAGAACTCTTGGAAAGAATAAAAAGATTGAGGTCCGTTTTTTCACTTGAAAA
The nucleotide sequence above comes from Papaver somniferum cultivar HN1 chromosome 8, ASM357369v1, whole genome shotgun sequence. Encoded proteins:
- the LOC113304912 gene encoding putative disease resistance protein RGA3 codes for the protein MERLLVSGATELVRNLGSVVTQQIGMAWGVKDELEILERTLETIAAVTTDAEKQQEEFDLVRLWLKRLKDVVYDADDVMGEFSYEAMHRSKLCGTRNKFQIFTPDSYTRDRNSVQQNRLITSFVDESSVLGRDNDKVTIINMLISSLESSSSLSMKFSVVSVVGMGGIGKTTLAQMVYKDNLIKSFFDIRVWVCVSDDFNIKKILVKIIESVTSKKCDDISNDMVLFSKVREELNNKKYLLVLDDMWNEDAEDWDKLKGLLSVGDHGSKVLITTRSNVVASVVRDITSPYILKELTDYDWVIQKEILVRLWIAEGFIYPSHGGSRISLEDAGDDYFHSLLANSFFQDVAKNELGDIETCKMHDLVHDLAESVNGVHGIKTVNSSEMESISEFRRLHLVLDKKKFSNIFKRTLGKNKKIEVRFFT